Proteins encoded by one window of Myripristis murdjan chromosome 1, fMyrMur1.1, whole genome shotgun sequence:
- the LOC115366081 gene encoding B-cell receptor CD22-like, which produces MPSVSVSPSGEIVEGSSVTLTCSSDANPAANYTWYKENQTLLQGPEGSYNFTSISSEDTGTYHCQSENQYGQINSSSVLIDVQYGPRIPSVSVRPSGEIVEGSALNLTCSSDANPAANYTWYKKNETSPKALGQTFTITNITSEHSGEYYCEAQNIRGRHNSKLQLTVVEAAWKLISAVASATVLPAIILTCLLLWIRRKSATKQLSAPGEGPDSMLQLNSMYENISAAASRHQTEQQDELHYTFIHFTKKHEDPLYSNIMMPRPQKQEEEKVQYAAVNFKTDKTEPGTTTQGAEDDPSELYSKVQKFHKKPRA; this is translated from the exons ATGCCTTCAGTGTCGGTCAgtccctctggtgaaatagtggagggcagttcagtgactctgacctgcagcagtgatgctaacccagcagctaATTATACCTGGTACAAGGAGAACCAAACTCTGCTTCAAGGACCAGAGGGAAGTTATAATTTCACCTCCATCAGCTCTGAGGACACAGGGACATACCACTGTCAGTCTGAGAATCAATATGGACAGATAAACTCTTCTTCTGTACTAATAGATGTCCAAT ATGGTCCCAGGATCCCCTCAGTGTCGGTGAGgccctctggtgaaatagtggagggcAGTGCATTgaatctgacctgcagcagtgatgctaacccagcagctaattatacctggtacaagaaGAATGAAACTTCACCAAAAGCATTGGGACAGACCTTCACCATCACAAACATCACATCTGAACACAGTGGAGAATATTACTGTGAAGCCCAAAACATAAGAGGACGTCATAACTCCAAATTACAGCTGACTGTTGTGGAAg CTGCATGGAAATTAATCAGTGCTGTAGCATCTGCTACCGTTTTGCCGGCTATCATACTGACCTGTCTCCTCCTGTGGATTAG GAGAAAGAGCGCCACCAAACAGCTGTCTGCACCAGGAGAGGGACCAGACAGCATGCtgcag CTAAACTCCATGTATGAAAACATATCAGCTGCAGCATCGAGACACCAGACAGAACAGCAAGATGAGCTTCACTACACCTTCATCCATTTCACCAAGAAACATGAAGATCCTCTCTACTCCAACATCATGATGCCTCGGCCCCAGAaacaggaagaagagaaagTCCAGTATGCTGCTGTAAActttaaaacagacaaaactgaaCCTGG AACCACAACCCAAGGAGCTGAGGACGATCCATCTGAGTTGTACAGCAAAGTCCAAAAATTCCACAAGAAACCGAGGGcctga